The Plectropomus leopardus isolate mb unplaced genomic scaffold, YSFRI_Pleo_2.0 unplaced_scaffold18607, whole genome shotgun sequence sequence CGGCGTTGACCTTGAAGAAGGTGAAATCCTTGTCCATCTCCACCACCTCGTTCACTGACTCGTTGACAAAATCCTCAAACGGGATGAGGGGTTTAATGCTGTCCACAGGTCGGACACCCAGCTCTTTCTCCAGAGGATCGACCCGAGGACCCTTCTTGTAGAGCCGCTCCTCACCGAGCAGCTCGTGCAGGGTGAGCTCATCGGACTCCGAGTCgtcgtcctcctcctcgttGTGATCCAAGTTCAGGTCACCACCCAGGATACTGGCGTAGAAGGCAACCTTTAAACACTGCGTCGCGGTGACCACAGTCTCGTCATCATTCACCAGATTTTCGCTGTCGTATTCGTTGCTGATGACTGTGAAAGTGATGAGCTGTTGGAAGGTTTCCATCATACGGCGGATGTGCGAGAGACCGTACACGGACCAGAGCTTCGAGAGTCTGGCGAGCGCTGTCACTGGAAGTTTGCTCATCGCTTTGCAGAACTGCGGCAACGCCACTTCCAGGTACTCGGGGCTGTGCAGGTTGCTGTTTTCTAGCACGATGAGGAAGATATTCAGATAATCTGGGTTTGTTTCGTACACGTCAAGGTATTCCAGGTCAAGCTCCATGTTCGGAGTGAGGTAAATTATTGCGTTTACGAGAGCGGCCTCAACCTGTTCGAGTCCTAGAAGTCTGTCGTAGACTCTCCGCACGGCGTCTATGTCCACGGTGACCTCACAGGGGTCGAACGTTTCATTAACACCTTCGTCTGGtaaagcagctgcagaggaagCACCCTTTTCTTCTGAGGTTTCTTCACTTGGCTTCTTATGCTTCTCCACATCTGTTGCTTCTAAAGAGTCAAGGTTTTCTGTAGTTTTGGGTTCGTCCTTCCTGAAACTCTTAATCAAGGCCTCTGCATTGGAGAAAATCCTGCCGATGACGCGTACGAGAGCCGAGTAGTCCCCTTTCTCCTCGCAGAAACTCAGGATCATACATATTGTGTTCTCTGTGAGGTAATTAACATCTGgaccaaaac is a genomic window containing:
- the LOC121965108 gene encoding ubiquitin-protein ligase E3A-like, with the translated sequence MSDSDLFPAMEDFSDVNYLTENTICMILSFCEEKGDYSALVRVIGRIFSNAEALIKSFRKDEPKTTENLDSLEATDVEKHKKPSEETSEEKGASSAAALPDEGVNETFDPCEVTVDIDAVRRVYDRLLGLEQVEAALVNAIIYLTPNMELDLEYLDVYETNPDYLNIFLIVLENSNLHSPEYLEVALPQFCKAMSKLPVTALARLSKLWSVYGLSHIRRMMETFQQLITFTVISNEYDSENLVNDDETVVTATQCLKVAFYASILGGDLNLDHNEEEDDDSESDELTLHELLGEERLYKKGPRVDPLEKELGVRPVDSIKPLIPFEDFVNESVNEVVEMDKDFTFFKVNAETKFSFQSCPFILNVITKNQGLYYDNRIRMYSERRLTALYSMVQGQQPNPYLKLKVRRDHIIDDALVR